The genomic DNA TACCCCAGAATAAAAAGAGAAAATGCTCAAAAACTCGCAGAGGCCCTTGAAGTATCATTAGAAGAAATTTTAGAAGATGAGCCTGATAGTACAGAACCCAAAAAAATTCAACCGAATTCAACAGACAATGGAAGCACCTCTAAAAGACAAATAGCAATTTTATTGGTAATCTTTTTTCTCTTCGGAGCCTCCTACCTATTATTTAAATGGCTCTATCCCAGAGAGACCAGGATTATAGTTTTTGCTCAACGAAGCCTTCCTACTCAAGTTGCCCCGGGATCTCGATTTCCAGTAATCATCACCGTAAAAAAGCCAGTGGAAGGCAAGTCTTCGATCTTGATAAGAGAAACCATACCCCGCACCTGTGAACTTGTGGGTTATTTTCCCAAGGCATCTGCCATGAGCACTGATAAGAACATGATCCAGTGGATATTTCCCATTTCAGAAAAAGGCCTTGAACTCATATACGTCTTGAGGCTTTCTGCCAATGGCAAAATGGACAAGCCCCTAAGATTCAAAGGAATTGTAATACCCAAAGGAAGACACAGGACTGGTTTACCCATAGGCGGAGACACATCGGCAAAAATAGGCCCATATCATTGGGCAGACAAAGATGCCAACGGCGTTATAGATGACCAGGAAATTCTCGATGCCTTTGACAGACTCGGCTCCATAAAAGAACTTGAGGGAGAACTTCATAACCTTGAAGCTCTTTGGGCAGGAGGTACATATACCTGGGACAAAGAGGGCATGAAGTTTGTTGCCCAAAAAGGGGATAAAGATGTTAAAGAATGATTCG from Dissulfuribacter thermophilus includes the following:
- a CDS encoding helix-turn-helix domain-containing protein; this translates as MKNEKLGSKSVVKIDGRRIKEIREAKGLTQLYVATFVGVTTDTISRWENRKYPRIKRENAQKLAEALEVSLEEILEDEPDSTEPKKIQPNSTDNGSTSKRQIAILLVIFFLFGASYLLFKWLYPRETRIIVFAQRSLPTQVAPGSRFPVIITVKKPVEGKSSILIRETIPRTCELVGYFPKASAMSTDKNMIQWIFPISEKGLELIYVLRLSANGKMDKPLRFKGIVIPKGRHRTGLPIGGDTSAKIGPYHWADKDANGVIDDQEILDAFDRLGSIKELEGELHNLEALWAGGTYTWDKEGMKFVAQKGDKDVKE